The genomic segment GTTTTCATATACTGCTTAGAAGCCGCTCCGCTAGAGCGCTGATCATAGCCGGCAGAGCCGCGCGGGGCAAATGGACGGACATAGAGATGGATCCGCTCAACATCGTTTAAACTCTCCCGTTTTTCATTTTTTTTGTAAATTATTATTTGAAATAAATTATTTTTTTGTTAAACTATTATAAAATAAAATTATTTCATATATAAATGATCTAAAGCAGGAGAAAAGCATGGACTACATAGAGGACCTAGTCAGACAGCTTGAGCGAAATCACGAGATTATGCACGAAGCGGTGAAACTGATACACCTGTTTTTCAGCAAGAAAGAACATAGGCAGTTTCATATCCTAGAGGAACTAAACGAAAGCGGCAGGACAAGGCTTAAGGATTTGTCCAAACGCATGGATCTATCCGCCTCGTCGATCTGCATTATGCTCGGTCAGATGGAAGCGGAAGGGCTAGTTATTAGAGAGATCGA from the Helicobacteraceae bacterium genome contains:
- a CDS encoding MarR family transcriptional regulator gives rise to the protein MDYIEDLVRQLERNHEIMHEAVKLIHLFFSKKEHRQFHILEELNESGRTRLKDLSKRMDLSASSICIMLGQMEAEGLVIREIDAKDRRGAYYSTSQKGKEKIKDVIGRVRRYIINFFEPMDRSDLKKVYEATKVVNQILEKYINKSKGEKL